A DNA window from Mus caroli chromosome 8, CAROLI_EIJ_v1.1, whole genome shotgun sequence contains the following coding sequences:
- the Tex29 gene encoding testis-expressed protein 29, which produces MKYTKEIKRSPPHLLKKFAVCDIPLYDICDYNVTRERCRRLDCCFYKGVCYEKAVPIYVQVFFTLIWFVAGAFIIAVIYRVIQGTKKEKRPLLPEDSHVEILKSPTPEPIPEPIPEPIPEPKPEPKSEPPTPVKKTESPVQAGCCLWMKSKPADQPQKETAARESPSNPEVKKVNSGSAVPQAAP; this is translated from the exons TGTGTGACATCCCTCTGTATGACATCTGTGACTACAATGTCACCAGGGAGCGCTGCAGGAGGCTCGACTGCTGTTTCTACAAGGGCGTCTGCTACGAGAAAGCTGTTCCTA TTTATGTACAGGTGTTCTTCACCCTGATTTGGTTCGTGGCAGGGGCCTTCATCATTGCCGTCATTTATAG GGTTATACAGGGGACTAAAAAAGAGAAGAGGCCTTTACTCCCAGAGGACTCACATGTTGAAatactgaagtctcccactccAGAACCCATTCCAGAACCCATTCCAGAACCCATTCCAGAACCCAAGCCAGAACCCAAGTCAGAACCTCCCACTCCTGTCAAGAAGACTGAGAGCCCAGTACAAG CTGGATGTTGCTTATGGATGAAATCCAAACCAGCAGATCAACCTCAGAAGGAAACTGCAG CCCGAGAATCGCCCTCAAACCCGGAGGTAAAGAAAGTCAACAGTGGCAGTGCCGTGCCCCAGGCAGCACCTTGA